TCTTTGTCCTGAAACAACACTTTTCCGGAATCAGCTTTCAGCAATGTAACAATTATTCTTATCAATGTGGACTTGCCGGAACCGTCTGGCCCCAAAAGACCAAACAACTCTCCTTTGGCAATATCCAGTGAAATGCCCTGCAAGGCCTTAATAGCTTCGTAAGACTTATAAAGATTATCTATCTTAAGGACCATAGACCTCATCTTTGGGTGAGGTTATCAACTTCAACAGGCATACCCATTTTCAATTTACCATCAGGGTTTTCTACCGTTACCTTCACAGCGTATACCAGGGTAGTACGAGTTTCCTTGGTTAAAATTGTCTTGGGCGTAAATTCTGCTTCACTGGCAATCCAGGTAATTTTTCCTTTTAAACTTTCTTTAATACCATCAGTCTTAATTCTTACCTCTTGTCCGATTTTTATGGAAGGGATCCTGGACAGAGGCAAATAAATTCTGGCATCCAGCGATCTCAGGTCGGCCAGATCCACAAGAACCATACCCGGCTGTATAACCTCACCCTGTTCATAATATTTGTTTAATATAGTCCCGTCCTGCGGTGCTCTGATAATTGTATCTTTTATTTGTAAGTCCAGAAAAGACAATGCGGAAAGTAGCTGCTCCCGTTCATTACGTATCATGGCATATCTGCTGTTAGCTTCTTCCAGCTTGGCCTGAAGGATTGTTACCTGGGTCTTCAAGTCATCGTTATTTTGTTTAGTTGCAGCACCCTGCGCTAAAAGCAAACCTGTTTTGGCCAAAGTATCTTTTTGAAAGGCAAGCTGGGCGGATATCTGCTCAATCTGGGCCCGGGTTGAATCCAGATTCAGCGCCATACTTCTAATCTGCAGCAAATTCTGCTACCTTTTGGTTTGCAGTTTATCGCCTTCTATAATAGCGATAATTTTGTTTTTGCTGATTGTATCCCCCTCTTTTACCGGAAAACTTGTTATTGTACCCGAAGCCTGACTGGAAATCTTGATCTTGGTGGCTTCCAGATAGCCCTGATAAACATCCTGTTTTTTATTCTCATCAATTTTTTTATAAATAACAAGAAATATACCCAACAGCACCAAAACAGCTACAACTATTCTTATTTTTTTCATTTATTCCAGCCTCCATTCTGTCCATGATTTTCCGCTTAAATATTCGATCTCTATTCTTTTTAAAAGCAGTTTAACAATCTGCTGCTCGTAGTTTAACTGGGCTTCCAGAAAATCTTTTTCCGCATTCTGATAGTCAGAATTTGATACAAATCCGCCCGCGTATTGCTCTGTAATTAAACGCAGTTTTTCACCAGCC
This Candidatus Margulisiibacteriota bacterium DNA region includes the following protein-coding sequences:
- a CDS encoding HlyD family efflux transporter periplasmic adaptor subunit, whose protein sequence is MLQIRSMALNLDSTRAQIEQISAQLAFQKDTLAKTGLLLAQGAATKQNNDDLKTQVTILQAKLEEANSRYAMIRNEREQLLSALSFLDLQIKDTIIRAPQDGTILNKYYEQGEVIQPGMVLVDLADLRSLDARIYLPLSRIPSIKIGQEVRIKTDGIKESLKGKITWIASEAEFTPKTILTKETRTTLVYAVKVTVENPDGKLKMGMPVEVDNLTQR
- a CDS encoding biotin/lipoyl-binding protein — encoded protein: MKKIRIVVAVLVLLGIFLVIYKKIDENKKQDVYQGYLEATKIKISSQASGTITSFPVKEGDTISKNKIIAIIEGDKLQTKR